One region of Asterias rubens chromosome 5, eAstRub1.3, whole genome shotgun sequence genomic DNA includes:
- the LOC117289882 gene encoding ras-like protein family member 10A, with the protein MHASATRLRPSPMTPHMSLQSLCELYQQLNLNDMVDQLDVVVLGAPSVGKTALIEQYCRCHFIQKHRPTTSACVYTTAVVANDQLVEMNLIDIPVIPFSPLDDRAGEAGNGPGNTPTNGPSWEDLQSYAMAIGTASALIFIYDITSQESFQYIKDLREQILDCSEAEGGFDIPMIVAGNKQDLQMLSHLPRRHISQIVKKTWKCPYVECSAKYNWHVGSLFNEAIRVITMGTGNREGQTRSRRIPLRAWKQCSCSIM; encoded by the coding sequence ATGCATGCCTCTGCTACAAGATTGCGACCGTCCCCCATGACGCCTCACATGTCCCTTCAGTCGCTCTGTGAGCTCTACCAGCAGCTCAACCTTAATGACATGGTGGACCAGCTGGACGTAGTGGTCTTAGGGGCACCTTCCGTGGGCAAGACGGCCCTCATCGAACAGTACTGCAGGTGTCATTTTATACAGAAACACCGCCCGACCACCAGTGCCTGTGTCTACACAACAGCCGTTGTGGCCAACGACCAACTGGTAGAGATGAACCTAATTGATATACCGGTCATACCGTTCTCCCCGCTGGACGACCGGGCTGGTGAGGCCGGCAACGGCCCGGGAAACACCCCCACTAATGGTCCCTCCTGGGAGGACCTACAGTCCTACGCCATGGCTATTGGGACTGCATCAGCACTGATCTTCATCTATGATATCACATCCCAGGAAAGTTTCCAGTACATTAAGGATCTGCGGGAACAGATCCTAGACTGCTCTGAAGCCGAGGGTGGATTTGATATACCTATGATTGTGGCGGGAAATAAACAGGATTTACAAATGCTTTCTCACCTGCCGAGGAGGCATATATCACAGATAGTCAAGAAAACATGGAAGTGCCCGTATGTTGAATGCTCCGCTAAGTACAACTGGCATGTTGGATCTCTATTTAACGAGGCGATTAGGGTAATTACTATGGGAACCGGTAACCGAGAAGGACAGACGAGGTCTCGTAGGATACCGTTACGTGCCTGGAAACAATGTTCGTGTTCAATAATGTGA